The genomic stretch GCTTCATCAGGATGTGCAGATGGTCGTCCAGCAGTGCCAGATTGCCGCTGACGGCGTCGTTGATGGACTTGGAGTCCAGCCCGTGTTCGCGGCACAGCAGATAGGTGCGCAGGGCCAGGCTGCCCGTGGAGAGGTCCAGTTCGAAGTCGCCGTAGCGCTGACCCAGGTTGAGCCGGGTGATCAGCTCCATCATGGCCCAGCGCCGCTCCGCCGGAATGCTGGTGGGCAGGAAGGAATAGAAGCAGAAGATCTCCGCCTGCTGATCCCAGACCGCCCGGCACTGCCAGGAGCCGTTCTCGCCCGTGTACGAGGCGTCCACGGAGGAATCGTCCGGATAGAACCGATGATCCCAGTCGAGTTCGCTGAAATACTCCAGGATGGTGTCGATGGGATTGGGTCGCATCTCCGTCTCCTTCTCCAACGTGTCCGGTTGCAGGACTTATCGGTCCCTGACCGGAATCATCCAGCCGCAAAGGTAGGGTTTTGAGAGCTGTCTGGCAGGATTTTCTGAAGCTGGCCTGGCTTTGGGGCGGCCTGTGGCTGGCCGGCTGGACACCCGGCGCGGCCCGGGCAGCGGATCCCGACCTGCAGCGCGGGTTGGCCTGCCTCAACTCCGGCCA from Candidatus Delongbacteria bacterium encodes the following:
- a CDS encoding YbjN domain-containing protein; the encoded protein is MRPNPIDTILEYFSELDWDHRFYPDDSSVDASYTGENGSWQCRAVWDQQAEIFCFYSFLPTSIPAERRWAMMELITRLNLGQRYGDFELDLSTGSLALRTYLLCREHGLDSKSINDAVSGNLALLDDHLHILMKLIYSDSSPMELWEEAVQEENARFGLEDDEEEDEERD